aaaccccctttttccccttttttgaacCCTACGGGCTCCCCCGGGTAATTTTGGGGCTGGTTTTCCCGGGAGGAGGGTGAGCGCCATCCCCACATGGGATTTTTGGGATGGGCTGGATGGGCTGGAGCAGCATCGGCCCCTGGACTGGGGGCAGAGAGTACAAGGAGCTCGTTGCAAAATCCACCCCCACACTTACTAGagtatttggggggggggggggcggtattttggttttgggggttttttgggaaGGGCctggggggggaggttggggttGGAGGCCCCTCGGGAGCTGGCATGCGCCGTTGTGCACGAACCCTTGCCCAAGTGCCGCCCTGGGGTTTATAGCATCGCACAGCTAACGAGCGTGCTTCATTACGTGGTTGCGTTAGTCACAGCGATGTGGCAGGAAGAAGACTCTCAGAGAGATGTAGAGATAGTGGAAACAGggttttcctccccaaaaagggACTGCTCTTCACCGCTTGACTCCTTGCACGACAGCGGCTTGCACCGTGCAATGAAAGCAGCAGGTCTCAGCAGCGCAAGTGGGAGCATCTTTGCTCAGATACAAGCAGAAAttgaggtggattttttttttttttccttaattctgctttttttccccctgcccttccccgtgGAGCTGGTGCCGCTCGGTCCTGCCGTGACTCGGGAACGGTCGCCCTTGGCAGTGAAGCGTGGTCCGGCCACGGCTTTGATCCCCACAGCGCTGAAGGCGGTGACCCCGGGGACCGCCTCGTCCTTCCTCCTTCACCAGCCGAAGCTCCCTCGCCCTTGAAGTTGCTGGCAGGTGCCCTGCTCCGCTCCGGGGCCGCACCATTTCCAAGGcgataaaaagaaaagggaaaaaagaaaaaaacaaaaaaagaaataaaggaggagggggggaccccgaagcggaggaggaggaggagatgccagTGAATGGCTCCCGCGGAGCTTCTCCATGCTCCGGCGGCAGCGGCTCACAAAGAGCAGCCACGGGAGGTTTGCTGGTGGTGGGAAAGCTCAGCCGGTCACGGTGCTTTCGCCGGGTCGCAGCGGAGACTTTGTAGCCAGGGCTGAGCTCTCGGTGGCCACTGCGCCAGGCAGGGCACCGCACACCGAATCTTCAGCCAAAACCGCAGCCCTGCGGGGTCTTGTTTCCTTCCCAGCGACGCTGCAGGCAGGGAAAATACCCAGGGAAAGGCTTTTTTCCATGCAGCcacaaatatttcagcaaattttAGCTTCGTTCTGGTGGTCCCGGCGTGCGTGGggaagtggcgggggggggggggatgccgcAGCCGGCTCGGTCGCAGGAGGAACTGCTGGGGACGTCCCACGCTCGTGATGGCCAGATCCAGGACATCTCACGGCAACTTTCAAAcctcactttctttttcctgatgttttattttcagtgtggGTTTGCGGGCTGGAGGGGATTGCAGGGGTCTCACCTGCTGCGTAGCAGGGAATGAACTTTGtattaatatataattaatagTAACATCAAGGGGATGCACCCAAAGTGCATCCAGTCTGTGAATTAACCTGCGGgtgtttctccttctcccccagctAGCAGAGCGGAGCCAGAGCATCATGAAGCACCCTGAGACCCCACGGCCCTGAAACACCCGTCGCCGCAGGGAGGACCCTCCGGAAACCACacgaaaaaataaaatgaggctcTTCCGGAGACGTTACAGCCCCTTGAAGGTGGCTTTGGCAGGCGCCGTCTTCgtcatcttcctcttcatcctgCAGAAGGATGTGGGGAACAAGGACCCGAGCGAGGAGCCCTGGCTGAAAAACATCGTCCAGGGGAAGGACCAAGTCCTGGACCTGATGCTGGGCGCCGTCAACAACATCCGAGACTCGATGCCGAAGCTGCAGATCGGGGCTCCGGTTCGGCAGGAGGAACCTCTGCCCAGCGCCCGCTCCTGCCCCCCCGGCGTCTACACGGCTGCAGAGCTTCGGCCGCTGATGGAGAGACCCCCCCAAGACCCCGCCAGCCCCGGAGCCGATGGCAAAGCCTTCAAAAAGGATCGCTGGACGCCAGAGGAGACGAAGGAGAAGGAGCGAGGTTACGAGAAGCATTGCTTCAACGCCTTCGCCAGCGACCGCATCTCCCTCCAGCGAGCGCTGGGACCCGACAGCCGCCCGCCGGAGTAAGAGCCCTCCCCCGGAGCCGTGGGGGTCCATTGGCTCCCGGGAGGGGGCAAGTTTAAGGGGACATAAAAGCAGATCAGGAGCGGGATGTCACCGAGCGTGGCAGAGGATCAAACAGAGCGAGGGCTGAAAAAATAcctatatttattattattttttccataatttttgtCCTCTTGGGGTTGGTTTTTAACAGCAATGGGCAAAAGCCAGCGGCGGCTCTTTGTGTCTCTGTGTACCTGCTCACAGCTGGGTGGCTCCGgcatcttccccccccctttccctcctctccctcttttattTCAGCCGGCTCCAGTAATcggactttttcttttcttagccgAGTGGAACAGCCTCAGATCCCGCTGGGgtcagggccggggggggagcgAGAAAAGCAGCATAAACTGGAGAGATTTCCTCGCCTGCCCGCCAGCCATGGGCTGCCAGATTAAAGCatgcccccccccgacccctgtCTGCTcgggggggtgggctggggattttgggctggggaaaaaaaaggcttgaatAGGAGGTAGAAACTCAGCCCTGGCATGCAAAGcggcccccctgcccccccgccggCAGGCGATTATCCGTGCTTAGCAGGTGTAGCGGTGACaatgggggggacatgggggccaGGCGGGCGGCAGGAATGGGATTCACTCGACTGGCGGCGGGGGGAGAGGTAGAAATCCATTGAAATCAAAGCGGTGACGAGCTGAGAGCCGCCGGGGCCAGGAGCCGCCCTGCTGCCGTGGGGTTTGAGGGGCACGAGGGGTGTTTCTGCCGTGGCCCCCGTCCCTGTCTTGCTTAGACCGCTGCTTTTCTCTCTTGGAGGTGCATCGACCAGAAATTCAAGCGGTGCCCCCCCCTGCCCACCACCAGCGTCGTCATCGTCTTTCATAACGAAGCTTGGTCCACGCTGCTGCGGACGGTGTACAGCGTCCTGCACGCCTCCCCGGCCCTCCTGCTCAAGGAGATCATCTTGGTGGACGACGCCAGCACCGACGGTGGGTGGGAGCCGTGGCAGGGATGTGGGAGCTGTGGTGGAATGCAGGACCTGTGGCAGGGATGCGGGAGCCGGAGGGATGCAGGAGCCGGAGGGATGCGGGGAGATGCCAAGCGTCTTTCCATTCCTGGGAGCAGCGGTTCCGAACCACTCGGAGGAGAAGCGGCTCATGCCAGCTCTCCCGGGATGCATCCAACAACTCTTCCACGTTGCTTCGCATACGCCCCAGAGCACCCTTGGGGATTTTCCCTTCTCCAGCGCTGCCGTTAACCCAGCCCTGGAGAAAAACCGGGCGCTCCTCCAGCATCCTGCAAATGCCTCATCTGCCGGCCGGTGTGCCTGCCAGGCTGCAATCCTCATTAGCTACACCCAGAGCAAGTTAACGATGTGGTTCAGCGTCGGGGCGCTGGAGGGGAGCGGACTTTGTCCTCGCCCCAGAGATAAACACTCCCTTTCCGCCCACGGTGTCTGCACGGGCTCCCAAGGAGCAGAGACCGCGGGGCGGTGCAGGGCGTTATCACCCGTGAGCTTGGCTCCCGCTGTGGTGGGGACACGGGTGAGATGCTGGTGAGACGTAGGGTCCCTCCTCAGGACGGGTCTCTGGACATCCCAGCTCTCGCTGGGCCATTCCCAGCTTTTGGCTTGGCTGCATCTGCCGAGGAAGGAGAGAAATCCCCATTTCCCAGGGTGACACCTTGTCTGCTCTCTCTTCCCGCGGTGGCAGCCCGGTCCTGGTGACGCTTTAGCCACAGGGCATGAGAATTTCTCGCCCCGTTGTTGCTCTAATCCCTCTTTGGTGGGGGATTAGACCAGCTCCTTTGCAAAACCCACTTTCTTCAGCCAAAACTATTTTTGGATTTTGGGGAAAGGAGACTCTGCGTGTCCCCGGATCTGAACCCGGGTGCGGGGTGTGAGCAGCAGGTGATggaatggggtgggatgggggcagcagggtgggctggtggggtgcagggaccgtcaTCTCCCCCCTCTGACGGAGCCAgttcttctttccccccctccccagactaCCTGAAGGATGAGCTGGATCGTTACGTGGAGCAGCTCCAGATCGTGCGCGTCGTGCGGCAGAAGGAGCGGAAAGGGCTGATCACAGCACGGCTGCTGGGGGCCAGCGTGGCCAGTGGGGAGGTCCTCACCTTCCTGGATGCCCACTGTGAGTACCCACCACCTCCCAGGGTCCCCAGGGAGCTGGTGAGGGGGGTGAAGTCGTCCCCGTTCAACGGCCAAACCCTCCCCAATGTCCCAGGCGAGTGTTTCCACGGCTGGCTGGAGCCCCTCTTATCCCGCATTGCCGAAGAGCCCACGGCCGTTGTAAGCCCTGACATTGCCACCATCGATCTCAACACCTTCGAGTTCTCCAAGCCCATCCAGAACGGCAAACAGCACAGCCGGGGCAACTTCGACTGGAGCCTGACTTTTGGCTGGGAGATCGTCCCGCcccaggagaggcagcagagaaaggATGAGACCTTCCCCATCAAGTAAGCCATCGATTTATATCCCCTTCGAAACTGGTGTGATGGGAACAAAGGCTGGATGAGCCCTGGGAACGCTGTGTCCAGACCCAAAGGCTGCAAAACGAACGGGCTGAGCGTGCTTCTGGAGGGACTGCCAGGAGTGGCAAAGAGCTGGGTGCCCTGTGCCAGGAAACTGCCCCTCACTCCAGttatttttgctcctttttccaacaaattggtttttttcctgtttgttttggtgCCTCCGGGTGGGTGATGTTGTCCCTTCCCAGTGGAGCTTGGCTTGAGGGATCTCGGGTGGTTTGTACCCAGGAGAGGATGCCCAGCCCCGGTCAGAGAGAAGAAACCCCCACTGGGGTTTGGTGAACACAAACCTCTCGCAAAACCACCTTTGAGTCACCTCCAGCCATCTCTCTGCTCGTGCAAAGTCTTTTATTAAGGATTTAATTGCTGTCTTGCATCTTCTCACTCCTGGATACCCACCTACCTGGGCACAGGGTGGGCACCAGCACTGGCACAGCAGCAAGAAGATGTCACCTGCGGATTGGACTGTACCAAACCCCCTATTTTACCCCCTATTTTGCCTGCAGAGAAACCCTgaatgttttttccccctgtacttCTCCGTCGGTGCCCCACAATAAGCTGGGTGCTCCCACCGGGAGATACCGGACACCCTGCCTGGCCCCGTCCGCATCCCGTCCCTGGCGGGCCGCCGGGCTGGCTTTGTGCGGAGGTCACCCGGGAGACGTCCCCGTCCCAATAAAGGTCCCTTTTACCACGAGCCACCGGTTTGGCTCCTGGCAGCGTCTCATCTCCGCTCGGCAGGAACGCAGCAGCTCAGagtatccttttttttatttttgatttttcctgAATAAAAGCAAGTTTCTGTTCCAGCCTGTTCTAAAGATCAGATGGAAAAGATTAGAGAAGCCGGAGGAGTGAATGGGGCGCCGGCTGCTGCGCTCTAatctcccccccttctttttgGCGACAGGTTTTTGGTAACAATATCCCCCTTTTGCTTTGAGGTGAGAGCGGTGGCGAGGCCCCTCGGTGTCATGCTGCCACCGCCGCCTCCGTCCCCTCCTGGCCGCCCTTCGGCCCCTCTGCCAAAGCCACCACACCtggggcacagctggatggggcagggagatgggggggACACAGCTGCCGAGAGCTCACACCCACCGTGAGTGCCACGATGTCCCCAAAACTCACGACTTCcgcttttctatttttattttaaccctacttttgtctcctttctccctcccccgtAGGTCCCCGACCTTCGCCGGTGGCCTCTTTGCCATCTCCAGGTCCTACTTCGAGCACATCGGCTCCTACGACGATCAGATGGAGATCTGGGGGGGTGAGAACGTGGAGATGTCCTTCAGGGTAAGGCTGGGTCTTCTTCAAAGGGCATCTTCAGGGATGCTCTTTGTTGGGGGGCACGAGGGGGGGGTTGGACCCCCCATGTCTCAGGCGTTGCCTCCCTGTAGGTCTGGCAGTGCGGGGGACAAGTCGAGATCATCCCTTGCTCCGTGGTGGGTCACGTCTTCCGCTCCAAGAGCCCCCACACCTTCCCCAAGGGCACCCAGGTCATCTCCAGGAACCAAGTCCGCCTGGCTGAGGTCTGGATGGACGACTACAAGGAGATCTTCTACCGGAGGAACCAGCAAGCTGCGCAGATGGCCAGAGAGGTACTGTCCACGCCAGCGGGCTCCTGGCTCTCCCGGGCGGAGCTGATCCCGCTGGGAGCAAAAGCCCaagcagagggaggaggtgggCTCAGCCTGGAGGTGGGAAAGCAGATGCAGGCGGAAAGATGTAgccaaaaagccctttttttctatttggcCATAATGTTTTCTTGTagaaaaaacataatttatttttttttaatttttaaatttattattttttttttatacaccaAAAGCTTGATGCCAAAGTGTCCCAGCCCTCTCGGTGAGCGGCCGGAGGCTGAGGGTACCTGCCAGGGACCAGGAATGTCTTGGAAGACCCCACCACCGGTCTGGGTCCTGGTGACAGATGATGACAAAGCCAAGAGGGACCCCTCAGCTCTGAGCCGGGGCTTGGGaggggtttttctgttttttccttgctggcttcgGAGGTTAGTTTAATTTTCTCACGTGACTTTGTCGATAGAAGACGTATGGTGACATTACAGACCGGCGCAAGCTGAGGGAGCGGCTCCACTGCAAGAACTTCACCTGGTACCTCCAGACCGTCTACCCGGAGATGTTCGTCCCTGACCTGACACCAACCTTTTACGGAGCGGTAAGTACCGGGGTGCCTGGGCTCAGTCTTTGGCTAGAAATAGCCACAGCAGTGAAGTCCCCAAAaggctgggtttggggtttttgcatTTAAACCTTCGTGCTGGAGGAGGGTTTTGGTGCAGCCACGTCCGTCACCAGCTGGCAGGGCCGGTTGGGGCTCTGCCTGACAGCGAAAGAGCTGGAATCCGGCAGAGCTGGTTTGGGGCGAGTTGCGGGGTGGGGGACCCGTGGGGACGTGGCACTGGGTGAAATCGGGCGAAAAAGCTGAAAGCTTCCAGGAGCCCCATGCCGACGTTGGCGTGCACAGGGCGCGCTTGAAAAACCAAGCTGGGGACGGGCAGGACATGGAGCACCGGCTCCATCCCTCAGGATGgggctgccaaaaaaaataaaaatagccctCTTCCTCTGAGCTGCATTTTGGGGGTCCAAGTCCAACCCTCCTCAGCCAGGGCGAGGTGGAAGCAGCTGCTGGATGCAGCAAGGGCCAGGCGCTGGCACCCAGCCGGGTTTTAATTCACCTTCGTTTCCTGAAACCGTGTCCCCGGCAGCTCTCACCTTTGACTCAGTGGGACGGAGGCGTTGGCACGGGCGTTCCTCGCCTCCTGAAGAGGACAAGGGGACCCGGACACAGCTCCTAGTACCGGGATTATGTTTGTACAGCGATAATTAAGTGCCCCACAAAGCCCAAACACAAGGCGGATCCCTACCCCAGGCCCTTGGAGCCCAATTAACCCCCACGCTCATTTCTCCCCCCGTTGCAGATAAAAAACGAGGGCACCAAGAGCTGCCTGGACGTTGGTGAGAACAACCATGGTGGAAAACCGCTCATCATGTACCCCTGCCACGGGATGGGGGGGAACCAGGTGGGCACCCATCaacccccagcagctccccctcctgCAGAACTCCCGGTTTTCCCCCGGGGGTGGCTTTCTCGGGGCACAGCAGCCTGACAGCCGCTCTCTGCTCTTGCCCCCACCCCCCAGTATTTTGAGTACACAAGCCAGCGGGAGCTGCGGCACAACATCGGGAaggagctctgcctgcaggcaggctCAGGCTCGGCTGAACTGGGCAACTGCCAGTACCGGGGGAAGCCTGGGAGGGTGCCGGCCAACGAGGAGTGGGACCTGGCGCAGGTGAGGAGATGCGTCTCCACCCTGGGAGTCACCCAAGGGCATGGTGGCATCGTCCCCCCCACACCATGATGATGCTTCTCAGCTGCTTCCCCTCAGTCacatcctttcctcctcctcccgctggcATCGCTGAGCTGGTGCCACCTTTGTTTTTCGGCAGGACCGGCTGATTAGAAACCCAGCCTCCGGTATGTGCCTGACAGCACGAGCGAAGCACCCGGCAATGGTTCCCTGCAACCCAGCAGACCCCCACCAGCTCTGGTCCTTCACCTAGCGGggggagcagcacccgagccccCCGGCCATCCCCAATCACGCTCAGGAAACcagaatccaaaaaaaaaaaaaaaaaaaaagaaaaacacttcctttttttttttttttaatttaagaagcaGAAGCCTTAAATATGCTGCATTTCACGGTTGCCTTGAACTCAGTCCCGTGCCTTTGGAGCAGGGAAGCCAAGCTCAGCCCAAGGATGCTCTTCGGGACCCGGCTGCGGCTcatccttcccccacccccagctccaaCCAGAGACTCTAAATTCATATCGGGCACTGAAAACCGCAGCTGCACCACCCCACACACGAAAGCTGGGTGGTAAGCTCCAaccagcgaggaggaggatggtgacCATCCGTGCAGCTCATCCCCCGGGGGGGTGCCTCACAACAGTAGATGCCAATCTCTTCCACAACACCCACATCCTCAGAAGTGCTGTGACAGTCCACTCACCTGCTCCACACCGATTCcagagtcagaggctgcagcaacaattatttatggGACCTGacaccaacaaacacaaaatcacCATTGCGCCTGTGCGGAAtcaccagtcccgtgctcctcctcaACACTACCCGGttcacctcaaatgcaagagaCTAGAACAGAGCAGACCTCATCGACACTCAAATCCAAATGCAAAGACTgatgaacctgcctccctttcctagccatcccccATCCCagaactttagaaaccccttctgttCTCCGCAACTGTCAAGGGGGGAACCC
The window above is part of the Rissa tridactyla isolate bRisTri1 chromosome 24, bRisTri1.patW.cur.20221130, whole genome shotgun sequence genome. Proteins encoded here:
- the GALNT6 gene encoding polypeptide N-acetylgalactosaminyltransferase 6 encodes the protein MRLFRRRYSPLKVALAGAVFVIFLFILQKDVGNKDPSEEPWLKNIVQGKDQVLDLMLGAVNNIRDSMPKLQIGAPVRQEEPLPSARSCPPGVYTAAELRPLMERPPQDPASPGADGKAFKKDRWTPEETKEKERGYEKHCFNAFASDRISLQRALGPDSRPPECIDQKFKRCPPLPTTSVVIVFHNEAWSTLLRTVYSVLHASPALLLKEIILVDDASTDDYLKDELDRYVEQLQIVRVVRQKERKGLITARLLGASVASGEVLTFLDAHCECFHGWLEPLLSRIAEEPTAVVSPDIATIDLNTFEFSKPIQNGKQHSRGNFDWSLTFGWEIVPPQERQQRKDETFPIKSPTFAGGLFAISRSYFEHIGSYDDQMEIWGGENVEMSFRVWQCGGQVEIIPCSVVGHVFRSKSPHTFPKGTQVISRNQVRLAEVWMDDYKEIFYRRNQQAAQMAREKTYGDITDRRKLRERLHCKNFTWYLQTVYPEMFVPDLTPTFYGAIKNEGTKSCLDVGENNHGGKPLIMYPCHGMGGNQYFEYTSQRELRHNIGKELCLQAGSGSAELGNCQYRGKPGRVPANEEWDLAQDRLIRNPASGMCLTARAKHPAMVPCNPADPHQLWSFT